The window CCGTTTTCTTCCTTTTTGAGACAGACACATATCTCGCCGCTTTCCCCTTCCGAAAAGGCATGTTTAAGGGAATTAGAGATAAGTTCGTTGATAATAATTCCCAGGGGAACTGCAGTATCCATTCCGAGGAAAACATTATCAACATCGAGTCTCAGGCTGATATTTCTGTCACCCATGGAATATGCCCCGAAAAGATAGTTTGCAAGGTTCTGGATGTAGTCCGAAAAGTCAACACTTATCATGTCTTCGGACTGGTAGAGTTTTTCGTGGACAAGAGCCATGGACTTGATACGATGCTGGCTGTCTTTGAAAGCTTCGATTACCTTTTCATCATTGAAATTTCCGGACTCCAGGTAGAGCAGGGTTGAGATTACCTGCAGGTTGTTCTTAATCCTGTGGTGGATTTCTTTCTTGCGGATCTCTTCCATCTGCAACAGGGCTTCTTCGGCTTTTTTGTGCTCGGTGATGTCCAGGATAATTCCCTGCAGGCGGATCTCGCCTTTTTTGTTCCTCTGGATAAAAGTCCTCTCATCCACCCAGCGGACATCTCCGGATTTGGTAAAGATCCGGTATTCTGAGTTGTAAGCATCACAGCCCTCGTCCACATTTTTGGAAAGTTCATTTTCCACTTTTTCGAGGTCATCCGGATAGACAATATCTGCATAGAGAATACTTTTTGAGATAAAATCCTCTACTTCATATCCAAGCCTTGAAACATTTTCCGAGACAAATTCTATTGGCCAGCCTTCCTCATACTTCCACAAAAAGACAATCACAGGGCTGTTGTTAATTATTCGTTCCATTTCTTCTTTTAACCTGTTCGAGTGTTCAAGCTTTCTCGCATACTCAATTAAGGCTTTTTCCGCCTCTCTGCGCTGGGTTGTAACCCTGTCAAGGACCAGGCGGGTCTCTTCAATCCCATCGGTCAGGAGTTTGAAGTCTCCCTGTCCCTGTATCCGGATAGGGCGCTTGAAATTATTGTTCTGAAAAGCTGTAAGCACGGCGTTCGAGTCGTCAATAATCATATTAAGGGTCTCGGAAAACTTGTCCAGAGTATCCTCAAGTTCCCGGAACTCCCCCTGCACTTCCACATTGACCCTTTCCTTCAACTCTCCCTGTGCAAGGGCATTGGTTACCCGCATGGTTTCCCGGATAGGGACAACCACAGCATTGAGGATTTCATTCAAACCTCTGGGAATTTCCCGAAAGTCAATTTCCACATCGGTATTTGACCTTACATCGAGCTTCCCTTTAACCGCGTCCTGCGCAATGCTCTTGAAGTCATCAACAATTCTGTTAATCGGTTTTGTTACGGATCTCGCAATCATGTAAGCAAGAACCGCCATGAACATAATTGAGATTGCAGAGATGATAAGAAGCCTGTCTCTCAGATCGGTAACTCCGGCAAGCATTTCTTCTTTCGGGACGACTAGTACGAAAGCAGAGTCTCCGGTCTCAACAGGTTCGTAAAACATAATAACGGTTTTTCCAGTGGTCGGGTCCGTTGTTTCCAGGTGTCCACCGACCCCGTTTATTATATTTAAAGAGGCTGTTTTGAGTTCTTCCCCTCCTAAATCATAAAGGTTCTTTTTTCCAATCCAGTCCTTGTGGGTCGGATGGGACAGAAGAATTCCCGCGTTGCTGACCATAAAAGCGTATCCTGTATCAAAAGTCCGGACCTCACTTACCACTTCATCCACATATTCAAGGGAAACGTCCACTCCCCCTATCCCGACAAATTCTCCGTCCTTGATGATAGGAGAAACATAACTCACAATGAAGACCCCTTCATAAAAATAGGGTTCAGTGAGCAGATCTTTTTTCGTATTTTTTGGAAGCTGGTAATAATCCGAATGGTCATAATGAAGAAGAGGTGCAACTGCAACAGTCCCATTAATTTTATTCCAGTAAGGGACAAACCTGCCAGTTTCATCATGGACAGGAGCATTTACGTATTCTGCATCTTTCCCATCAAAGGCATTGGGCTCAAAAGCTACATAAGTCCCGAAGAGATGAGGATTATCAAGGAGCAGGTTTTCCAGAATCAGAAGAGCTTCGTCCCGGTCCCCAGTTTTGTAACTTGCCATGGTAGTGGAAATCGTCCTTGCAATGGCAAGGTTGGCTTTCATGTCCGCATCAAACTGGTTTGCATAATTGGAAGCCATTTCAACTGACTGCTGGTAAGCCAATTTTTCTTCCTGCGTTGTAACCGTGGAAATAATCACAGCTGTGGAAGCCGTAAGGATTAGAAAAACCCCGAGCACGGTATAGAGGATCATCTTTGTTTTCAACGGGGTATCACTGAGCACTATTAACCCTCAATATTGTTCCCTTTCGTTTTTAGCTGCCAAACGTAAAAAGAAAGCAACTTTCCATGCCTTCAGATTTTGAGAAAACCAGTACTTTAACCCTATGTTATTCTGCAGAAGAATTCGTTCAGAGAGGATTATATACATACTTTTGAAAATGTTATTCCCTGGACGTCCTCTATAATCTGAAGAATTTATGGACCTGAGGAAAAAATCAGGCACAATCGGGTTTTTAACGATTTAATTTTATGGGCACTTAAAATATTTAAAAACTTCTATAAAGACTCAGTTCCACTATAAAGACTCAGTTCCAGAATCTGGTGATGAACATAAAATTAAAAATCACTGAATTTTGTAATTGGTTACAATCTTCGTGATAATACTTCTTTAGTGATAATATTTTGGGGTTGAAGCCTTTAGATGTTGAATATTAATTTTGATTAAAGAAAAAGAAAGAGTGCAGGATATGTTTCTGCATTCCCATTTAAAACTTATGTCGTGTTTTCTCCCACTCCATGGGTTTCTTTTTCCACTCTTATCGGGTTCTCGTTCTGGGAATAGAACCAGAGAGGGATATAAAGGGTAAGCACCACGAAACCGACTATGGTGGAAGTCCAGCCCACCTCAAGGCTATTGAGATAAATAACCCCTATTAGACAGAGAGGCAGGTTAAAGAGCCCGAAAATCATAGCAACGTACTTCCAGCCTCCCGGGGCTTTGAAAGGTCTCTCAAGACTTGAGAATCGGGGGTCGATTTTTGCCTTCACATACGCAAAGAGACTGATTCCGTTAGCACAGACGTATCCGATTGCAGATGCCGCCAGGATGGCTGCGGGAGTTCCAAGGCAAATGAAACCCATGTTGAAGAGAGCGATGACGATCATCGCATTAACAGGGGTTCCATGAACATTCATCTTTCCGAAGAACTTTGGAAGATTTCCTTCATCAGCCATGGAATACATCGCCCTTGAAGCTCCAAGGAAGGCAGTCTGGATGATCATTATCATTGCCGCTATTAGCATGAGGATGGTAAGAGACCCACCTACGGGCCCAAGAGTCATCTGAGCCATCGGGAGCATTGGCGAGAAAGGTTCTGCCAGAATTCCTGCTATTCCCAGGGTTCCGGTACAGGCTGCCTGAACAAGGATAAAGGTCACCAGGCAGATAGCGCCGCAGATAAAGAGGGCTTTGGGAACGTCGGATTTTGGGTTTTTGTATTCGGGTCCGTAGATTGCTGCAGTTTCCCAGGCACAGGCACTCCACTGAGCCATTGCAAAAAGCCCGAGCAAGATCAGGATGTGCGGTATATCCCAGATCCAGTCTGTGGGAAGCCAGGCACCGGTGATGTTGCTCATTTCAAACTGCCCGGTTACGAAAGGTGCAAGGGAAATGATGATAAGTGGGGCAAGAGAAAGCACGGCAAGAATGTACCCGAGGGTTGCTCCGCCGGCAAGCCCGCGATAATTGACTATCATAAGGAATACATACACAACTGCCCCTGAGGCAAGGTAGAGAGCAAGGTCAGGAACGGCGGCAAAGGCAGGGACCAGGCCTTTAAGGTAGCTTCCGATAAGGATTGCAAAGATAGCAAGCACGGGGTTCCAGGCAAACCAGTAGCTCCAGGCACTGAACCCTCCAAGAAGTTTACCATGGTCGTACTTCTTGTTTCCCTTATTCGTACCAAACACACTCTGGGCGTATCCCGGAAGCCCTGAAGCTTTAGGGAACATTGTTGCAAGTTCTCCGTAGGCAAAGTTCTGCATGAACCCCTGGAAAACAGAAAGGACCCAGATGACGATTGCAAAAGCCCAGACATAGCTTGCAAAGTAGCCGATAGACGGAAGGATCAGCACAGGAACCCCAAGGGCGATTGCAAGCCCTTGCTTCCAGTCAATTGTCCGTTGAAGCCCCCCTGATTCACTTTTTTCGTCACTCATTTTTCAACACACACTCCGTTAATTGTTTATTGGCATAACCTGAAGATTCGCACAGCTCTTGCAGCATAAATAAGCCTGCAGAACCTGCAAGCAGAAAAAGCGGGAAGATATTCAGGAACCAGGCCGGGTGGGTGCACCTGCGTATTTCCGCCTGTAGCAGCAACCCGTAAAAAGTTTCGCCATGTTTCCTGAATTATTCCAGAGGAATATGGTTCCTGTCCAGAGGAATATGGTTCCTGAAACCCGCTATTCGTGTTTATTGCAATCTTTTGTGCAAATTCGGTTACTATTTGGTATGTTTATCTGATCTGTCTTCTGAAGAGATCGCAGGAGTTGATCTTGACATCGAGCAGCTTCTCGATATTCATTTTTGCAGCAATTCCCTTTGCAGCACCTGGAACTGAGGTGATTACGCCAATATCGAGTTCTTCACGGAGTTCTCTCATAACATATTCGTCTGAGAGATCCATTGTCCCGACATTGAGCTTCTTTGCCACATACTCTTTTGCTTCCTTTATCCTCATGTTCTTTGAGAACTGCATCCTTGCAACGAGGTCTCCGGCTGCTCTTATCCCTGTCATACCTGAAGCCATAATGTGAGAGATCGGCATACCCAGAGGGTCGCCGACCCCGATCTATATGCCGTCTACGCCGGCAATCTCGACCATTGCCTTGCTTGCCCTTGTAACGGCATCGATTGGAGGAGTCTCAAGCATAGGGGTCCCGCCCACACCCATTCCCATGTTTACATGGCATGGAATTGTAGAAGCCTGCACAGCTGCCTTTATGAAGGTGACAGAGCGAGCAAGATTCCAGGCTGAGGTCTTGCTGGTGTTGGTGTTGCACACCGGACCGAAGACGTTTGCGCCTGCCTTTGCAACCAGAGGCGCCTGCTGATGGGGCCAGATCCCGGCAAGGGTTGTACCATCGTATTGCAGGTTGCCATGCATCCCGAGTACCATTTCTCCTGCCATCCCGGCTTCGATATACATGTTTGGGAACTCTTTCCTGAGGGCTTCAATTGCGTTGAGGGTCCCATAGAAGTCTGCATCCCCAGCTGCAGCTATGGTATCGAAATTGACTCCATCTGCTCCAGAAGCAAAGAGTTTCTGCATAACCCATACGGTGTCCCTTGTAAGGTGTTCTGCGGCATGTTCCATGGAATCCCAGGCTTCCTGAATCTTGAAAGCCTTCATGAGGTCTCCGGGGTTTTCGAAGGGTCCGTCGGGGGTGTAGTACATCCCCATGTTCGGCATTGCGCCATAAAAGAGCGGGATGATCATGTTCTGCTGGCAGGTTTCCATGGTCTGACACTCGTTTGAGATTACAGGCTTGACAGGCTTAAAACTGTAATCGATGTGCCCGAGCTCCATGGTGTCGGCGCCAAAGGCTCTTTCATGCATCATGCAGCCGACAAGCCTGCTGGAGGGAATCCCAACGCCACTGTTGCCCTGGTCCCCATCAAGCCTTATTGTACCGATATCGTGTGTAACCGGAACTTCCATGCCCTGCTCAACACTGACTGCCTTTCCGGGCATCATAAGGATTTCTGCAAGTTTCTCAAGCTCGTTTCCGTCCAGGACAGAGATTTCACCAAGGTCTGCCGCATTTGCGGTTCCGGCTTCGATCTCGCTTAGAATCTTTTCTTTGGTAAGGAAGACACGTTTCCCGTCTCCCATCCTCAAAGCATATTCAGTTGCCATTTTTATACTCTCCATTGATAAATTATATTGACTGAACTTCGATGACTAAACTCAGAATAAGAACCGGAATTCAGAGCAGCAGTTCCTTTGCCTTTGAAACAGCTTCGCTTGCGTTTTCAGCGTAGCAGTCCGCTCCGATCTTTTCTGCCCAGGCCTGAGTTGCAGGGGCTCCTCCTACCATTACCTTGACGCGGCTGCGCATCCCTTCCTCTTTCAGGAGTTCGATTACTTCTCTCTGTCCTGGAAGTGTGGTGGTCATCAGAGCTGAAAGCCCTATCATATTTGCATTAACTTCTTTTGCCTTCTCGACAAAATTCCGGATCGGAACGTCCCTGCCTATGTCGTGGACTTCAAAACCAGCGGACTGAAGCATGGTTGAGACTATCGACTTGCCAATGTCGTGTACATCGCCTTCGACGGTTCCGTTTACAATTACTCCAAGCTTTTTGCTCTCGCTCCCTGCAGGGAGATCAGCTTCAAGGAATTTGACTCCTGTTGTCATTGCATCAGCAGCCAT is drawn from Methanosarcina lacustris Z-7289 and contains these coding sequences:
- the mtbC gene encoding dimethylamine corrinoid protein MtbC produces the protein MATKEELIQELSDAVISCKRDVVLAAVEKAKQVMEPAEIIDKGLSAGMNQVGILFERGKLFLPHVMMAADAMTTGVKFLEADLPAGSESKKLGVIVNGTVEGDVHDIGKSIVSTMLQSAGFEVHDIGRDVPIRNFVEKAKEVNANMIGLSALMTTTLPGQREVIELLKEEGMRSRVKVMVGGAPATQAWAEKIGADCYAENASEAVSKAKELLL
- a CDS encoding APC family permease produces the protein MSDEKSESGGLQRTIDWKQGLAIALGVPVLILPSIGYFASYVWAFAIVIWVLSVFQGFMQNFAYGELATMFPKASGLPGYAQSVFGTNKGNKKYDHGKLLGGFSAWSYWFAWNPVLAIFAILIGSYLKGLVPAFAAVPDLALYLASGAVVYVFLMIVNYRGLAGGATLGYILAVLSLAPLIIISLAPFVTGQFEMSNITGAWLPTDWIWDIPHILILLGLFAMAQWSACAWETAAIYGPEYKNPKSDVPKALFICGAICLVTFILVQAACTGTLGIAGILAEPFSPMLPMAQMTLGPVGGSLTILMLIAAMIMIIQTAFLGASRAMYSMADEGNLPKFFGKMNVHGTPVNAMIVIALFNMGFICLGTPAAILAASAIGYVCANGISLFAYVKAKIDPRFSSLERPFKAPGGWKYVAMIFGLFNLPLCLIGVIYLNSLEVGWTSTIVGFVVLTLYIPLWFYSQNENPIRVEKETHGVGENTT
- a CDS encoding histidine kinase dimerization/phosphoacceptor domain -containing protein, which produces MILYTVLGVFLILTASTAVIISTVTTQEEKLAYQQSVEMASNYANQFDADMKANLAIARTISTTMASYKTGDRDEALLILENLLLDNPHLFGTYVAFEPNAFDGKDAEYVNAPVHDETGRFVPYWNKINGTVAVAPLLHYDHSDYYQLPKNTKKDLLTEPYFYEGVFIVSYVSPIIKDGEFVGIGGVDVSLEYVDEVVSEVRTFDTGYAFMVSNAGILLSHPTHKDWIGKKNLYDLGGEELKTASLNIINGVGGHLETTDPTTGKTVIMFYEPVETGDSAFVLVVPKEEMLAGVTDLRDRLLIISAISIMFMAVLAYMIARSVTKPINRIVDDFKSIAQDAVKGKLDVRSNTDVEIDFREIPRGLNEILNAVVVPIRETMRVTNALAQGELKERVNVEVQGEFRELEDTLDKFSETLNMIIDDSNAVLTAFQNNNFKRPIRIQGQGDFKLLTDGIEETRLVLDRVTTQRREAEKALIEYARKLEHSNRLKEEMERIINNSPVIVFLWKYEEGWPIEFVSENVSRLGYEVEDFISKSILYADIVYPDDLEKVENELSKNVDEGCDAYNSEYRIFTKSGDVRWVDERTFIQRNKKGEIRLQGIILDITEHKKAEEALLQMEEIRKKEIHHRIKNNLQVISTLLYLESGNFNDEKVIEAFKDSQHRIKSMALVHEKLYQSEDMISVDFSDYIQNLANYLFGAYSMGDRNISLRLDVDNVFLGMDTAVPLGIIINELISNSLKHAFSEGESGEICVCLKKEENGTDGKGTESPDNDRENKTGVSGKCFSLIVRDNGKGFPEDIDFKETDSLGLQLVVSLVDQVEGSIELDTSRGTEFRIRFRELKYRQKL